A single Harpia harpyja isolate bHarHar1 chromosome 6, bHarHar1 primary haplotype, whole genome shotgun sequence DNA region contains:
- the LOC128143509 gene encoding probable G-protein coupled receptor 19: MFVHSMDNSSAPFLLPTLLLLLQNKSYPETSTPPAGHRVTESPTGPPSSRNHTVLQYQLRLGEIAAASMVLGALWLVSVFGNSLVCLVIHRSRRTQSTTNYFVVSLACADLLISVASVPFVLLQFTYGRWMLGNAMCKLVRYIQYLAPGVQIYVLLSICVDRFYTILYPLSFKVSREKAKKMILASWLFDAVLASPAFFFYGSNSDDHCNFFLPSSWEGALYGAIHLLVVFLVPSILIILFYQKVIRYIWRTGTDGRTVRRTMNIVPRTKVKTIKMFLTLNSVFLLSWLPFYVVQLWHPQETDYRKSTLLFLAVTWVSFSSSASKPTLYSVYNANFRRGMKEICCMSAMKYYRSSAYTITTSSRIAKKNHVGIADIPGPAKTVTNDSIYDAFNREEQGKKLAWPIEPNPPDNLI; the protein is encoded by the coding sequence ATGTTTGTCCACAGCATGGATAACAGCAGcgctcctttccttctccctacCTTATTGCTCCTGCTGCAGAACAAGAGCTACCCTGAAACCTCCACCCCTCCTGCTGGCCACAGGGTGACCGAGTCACCCACAGGACCCCCCTCAAGCAGGAACCACACTGTCTTGCAGTATCAACTGAGGCTGGGGGAAATTGCGGCAGCCAGCATGGTTTTGGGAGCGTTGTGGCTGGTCTCCGTCTTCGGAAACTCCCTCGTCTGCTTAGTGATCCACAGGAGCAGGAGGACGCAATCCACCACCAACTATTTTGTCGTCTCCCTGGCTTGCGCAGACCTTCTCATCAGTGTCGCGAGCGTGCCCTTCGTGCTGCTTCAGTTTACCTATGGCAGGTGGATGCTGGGGAACGCGATGTGCAAGCTGGTAAGGTACATACAGTACCTCGCCCCTGGCGTTCAGATATACGTGCTCCTCTCGATATGCGTGGATCGATTCTACACTATCCTCTACCCCCTGAGCTTCAAAGTGTCCAGGGAGAAAGCCAAGAAAATGATCCTGGCCTCCTGGCTCTTTGACGCTGTATTGGCATCACCGGCTTTCTTCTTCTACGGCTCCAACAGCGACGACCACTGCAACTTCTTTCTCCCCAGTTCTTGGGAAGGAGCCCTCTACGGTGCCATCCACCTCTTGGTGGTGTTTCTGGTCCCTTCCATCCTCATTATTCTCTTCTACCAGAAGGTCATCAGGTACATTTGGAGAACAGGCACCGATGGCAGGACTGTCAGGAGGACAATGAATATTGTCCCAAGAACAAAAGTGAAAACCATCAAGATGTTCTTAACGCTCAACTCGGTCTTCCTCCTCTCCTGGCTCCCTTTCTACGTGGTACAGCTGTGGCACCCGCAGGAAACAGACTACAGAAAGAGCACCTTGCTTTTCCTGGCCGTCACCTGGgtttctttcagctcttcagcCTCCAAGCCAACCCTCTACTCCGTGTATAATGCCAACTTCAGAAGAGGGATGAAAGAAATTTGTTGCATGTCCGCCATGAAATACTACAGAAGCAGCGCATACACCATCACCACCAGTTCCAGGATAGCCAAAAAAAATCATGTTGGGATCGCAGATATCCCAGGTCCAGCCAAAACTGTCACCAACGATTCCATCTACGATGCTTTTAACagagaagaacaaggaaaaaagcttGCCTGGCCTATTGAGCCCAATCCCCCAGATAATCTCATCTAG
- the LOC128143507 gene encoding probable G-protein coupled receptor 19, which translates to MFVHSMDNSSAPFLLPTLLLLLQNKSYPETSTPPAGHRVTESPTGPPSSRNHTVLQYQLRLGEIAAASMVLGALWLVSVFGNSLVCLVIHRSRRTQSTTNYFVVSLACADLLISVASVPFVLLQFTYGRWMLGNAMCKLVRYIQYLAPGVQIYVLLSICVDRFYTILYPLSFKVSREKAKKMILASWLFDAVLASPAFFFYGSNSDDHCNFFLPSSWEGALYGAIHLLVVFLIPSILIILFYQKVIRYIWRIGTDGRTVRRTMNIVPRTKVKTIKMFLTLNSVFLLSWLPFYVVQLWHPQETDYRKSTLLFLAVTWVSFSSSASKPTLYSVYNANFRRGMKETFCMSAMKCYRSNAYTITTSSRIAKKNHVGIADIPGPAKTVTKDSIYDAFNREAKEKKLAWPIQSNPPNTFV; encoded by the coding sequence ATGTTTGTCCACAGCATGGATAACAGCAGcgctcctttccttctccctacCTTATTGCTCCTGCTGCAGAACAAGAGCTACCCTGAAACCTCCACCCCTCCTGCTGGCCACAGGGTGACCGAGTCACCCACAGGACCCCCCTCAAGCAGGAACCACACTGTCTTGCAGTATCAACTGAGGCTGGGGGAAATTGCGGCAGCCAGCATGGTTTTGGGAGCGTTGTGGCTGGTCTCCGTCTTCGGAAACTCCCTCGTCTGCTTAGTGATCCACAGGAGCAGGAGGACGCAATCCACCACCAACTATTTTGTCGTCTCCCTGGCTTGCGCAGACCTTCTCATCAGTGTCGCGAGCGTGCCCTTCGTGCTGCTTCAGTTTACCTACGGCAGGTGGATGCTGGGGAACGCGATGTGCAAGCTGGTAAGGTACATACAGTACCTCGCCCCTGGCGTTCAGATATACGTGCTCCTCTCGATATGCGTGGATCGATTCTACACTATCCTCTACCCCCTGAGCTTCAAAGTGTCCAGGGAGAAAGCCAAGAAAATGATCCTGGCCTCCTGGCTCTTTGACGCTGTATTGGCATCACCGGCTTTCTTCTTCTACGGCTCCAACAGTGACGACCACTGCAACTTCTTTCTCCCCAGTTCTTGGGAAGGAGCCCTCTATGGTGCCATCCACCTCTTGGTGGTGTTTCTGATCCCTTCCATCCTCATTATCCTCTTCTACCAGAAGGTCATCAGGTACATTTGGAGAATAGGCACCGATGGCAGGACTGTCAGGAGGACAATGAATATTGTCCCAAGAACAAAAGTGAAAACCATCAAGATGTTCTTAACGCTCAACTCGGTCTTCCTCCTCTCCTGGCTCCCTTTCTACGTGGTACAGCTGTGGCACCCGCAGGAAACAGACTACAGAAAGAGCACCTTGCTTTTCCTGGCCGTCACCTGGgtttctttcagctcttcagcCTCCAAGCCAACCCTCTACTCCGTGTATAATGCCAACTTCAGAAGAGGGATGAAAGAAACTTTTTGCATGTCCGCCATGAAATGCTACAGAAGCAACGCATACACCATCACCACCAGTTCCAGGATAGCCAAAAAAAATCACGTTGGGATCGCAGATATCCCAGGTCCAGCCAAAACTGTCACCAAAGATTCCATCTATGATGCTTTTaacagagaagcaaaggaaaaaaagcttgccTGGCCTATTCAGTCCAATCCCCCAAATACGTTTGTCTAG